In Moorella sp. Hama-1, a single genomic region encodes these proteins:
- a CDS encoding histidine triad nucleotide-binding protein, which translates to MAEECIFCQIAAGKIPAEVVYQDDRVVAFKDIHPVAPVHILIIPRKHITDLTAITPEDSELIGYIHLVAVKLAREMGLADRGFRVVNNCKEEGGQAVFHLHFHLLGGRQLRILG; encoded by the coding sequence GTGGCTGAAGAGTGCATCTTTTGCCAGATAGCGGCAGGCAAGATCCCGGCGGAGGTGGTTTACCAGGACGACCGGGTGGTCGCCTTTAAAGATATCCATCCGGTGGCCCCGGTCCACATCTTGATTATCCCCCGGAAACATATCACCGATCTGACGGCCATTACCCCGGAAGATAGCGAGCTCATCGGTTACATTCACCTGGTAGCCGTCAAGCTGGCGCGGGAGATGGGTCTCGCCGACCGGGGTTTCCGGGTGGTAAATAACTGTAAGGAGGAAGGCGGCCAGGCCGTTTTTCACCTCCACTTCCATCTCCTGGGCGGTCGCCAGCTGCGGATTCTGGGTTGA
- the rpsU gene encoding 30S ribosomal protein S21, whose protein sequence is MSEVKIGKNESLDAALRRFKRICQKSGVLSEARRREHYEKPSVRRKKKSEAARKRRWH, encoded by the coding sequence TTGAGCGAGGTTAAGATTGGTAAAAACGAATCCCTGGATGCCGCTTTGCGGCGTTTCAAGAGGATTTGCCAGAAATCCGGCGTCCTGTCAGAGGCCCGGCGCCGCGAACATTACGAAAAACCGAGTGTGCGGCGTAAAAAGAAATCCGAAGCCGCCCGCAAACGTCGCTGGCACTAA
- the yqfC gene encoding sporulation protein YqfC, whose product MAKHSWRRRLVARARRVEKTITDFLELPPEAALDLPRLTLVGDSRLLLENHRGIVTYQPELVKLKISTGELAIKGKGLFLREIKPDAIALEGTIYSLEFCR is encoded by the coding sequence ATGGCCAAGCATAGTTGGCGTCGCCGGCTGGTCGCCAGGGCCAGGCGGGTCGAAAAGACAATCACCGATTTTCTGGAGTTACCGCCGGAGGCGGCCCTGGATTTACCCCGCCTGACCCTGGTGGGTGACAGCCGCCTGCTGCTGGAGAACCACCGGGGGATCGTTACCTACCAGCCCGAACTGGTAAAGCTGAAGATCTCTACCGGCGAACTGGCCATCAAGGGCAAAGGGCTCTTCCTCCGGGAGATCAAACCCGACGCCATCGCCCTGGAAGGCACCATCTATTCTCTGGAATTCTGCCGCTGA
- the yqfD gene encoding sporulation protein YqfD, which translates to MTIHNWQVYLAGYLVLTISGDDPEEFLNLALARGLRLWDITRTGKGQIQAKMPVGEYRVLRPLARASHCRVRIVDKRGLPFFSRRLHGRQILLAGVFFFLLAIYILSAFVWVVDVQPEKGPLRQVTPAQVVAAARAEGLKPGTWKGGIDTRTLERALERRLPQLAWVGLSFHGTRAEIRIVERVAAPAGDEYELPASIIAAKDGVIKQILVMSGEGRVAAGDTVRKGEILISGLILPPEPEKKPDEPRQQQQPRPEPRLVRARGIVRARVWYEKEQEMNRRQVREEPTGRQQQTISLKTPGHQYVLRGPAVPPYNHYQQENRVYALPSWRNFPAPVELIISTYREVRVQEQELGYDEAVRAAGQQALADLKAGLPAGTAIIGEKVLPLSGAGERVVRVRAWVETEEDIGQVIPLQGQLPPATNPPPPQ; encoded by the coding sequence GTGACGATCCATAACTGGCAGGTCTACCTGGCCGGTTACCTGGTCCTGACCATCAGTGGCGACGACCCCGAGGAATTTCTCAACCTGGCCCTGGCCCGGGGCTTGCGCCTCTGGGATATCACCCGCACCGGCAAAGGCCAGATCCAGGCTAAAATGCCAGTTGGCGAGTACCGGGTTTTACGTCCCCTGGCCCGGGCGAGCCATTGCCGGGTCCGAATTGTGGACAAGCGGGGTCTGCCCTTCTTCAGCCGCCGTCTGCACGGACGGCAGATCCTCCTGGCCGGGGTCTTTTTCTTTTTACTGGCTATTTATATCCTTTCGGCCTTTGTCTGGGTAGTCGACGTCCAACCGGAAAAAGGACCCCTGCGCCAGGTTACACCGGCCCAGGTCGTCGCTGCCGCCAGGGCTGAGGGCTTAAAGCCCGGCACCTGGAAGGGCGGTATTGATACCCGTACCCTGGAACGTGCCCTGGAGCGCCGCCTGCCCCAGCTGGCCTGGGTGGGCCTCAGCTTTCACGGTACTAGGGCCGAGATCCGCATAGTCGAAAGGGTGGCCGCCCCGGCGGGAGATGAATACGAACTACCGGCCAGCATCATCGCTGCCAAAGACGGCGTAATCAAGCAGATCCTGGTGATGAGCGGCGAAGGGCGGGTGGCCGCCGGCGATACTGTGCGCAAGGGCGAGATTCTCATCTCCGGCCTGATCCTGCCTCCGGAGCCGGAGAAAAAACCGGACGAGCCCCGACAACAGCAGCAGCCCCGGCCGGAACCACGCCTGGTCCGGGCCCGGGGCATTGTCCGGGCCCGGGTCTGGTACGAAAAGGAACAGGAGATGAATCGCCGCCAGGTTCGGGAGGAGCCCACCGGCCGGCAGCAGCAAACGATAAGCCTTAAGACACCTGGCCACCAGTACGTACTCCGCGGCCCGGCTGTACCCCCTTATAACCATTACCAGCAGGAAAATAGGGTTTACGCCCTACCCTCCTGGAGGAATTTTCCCGCGCCCGTCGAACTTATTATCAGTACCTATCGCGAGGTCCGGGTGCAGGAACAGGAACTCGGCTATGACGAGGCAGTTCGGGCTGCCGGCCAGCAGGCCCTGGCGGACCTAAAGGCCGGGCTCCCGGCGGGGACCGCCATTATCGGGGAGAAGGTCCTCCCTTTAAGTGGTGCCGGAGAAAGGGTGGTCCGGGTGCGGGCCTGGGTAGAAACAGAAGAGGACATCGGCCAGGTCATCCCCCTGCAGGGCCAGCTGCCCCCGGCTACCAACCCTCCCCCGCCGCAATGA
- a CDS encoding PhoH family protein, whose product MPDIYEVKLTVGNNGEAANLFGRQDENLKFIEGHTTARIIARGNEITLSGDRREVQTLEKLFRQLIRLSRTGTIINTATINYTWNLIRRQDEGQNQPDLARALGEVIYVTPRGKQIRPKTLGQLRYIQAMRRYDIVFGIGPAGTGKTYLAVVMAVNALRARSVERIVLARPAVEAGEKLGFLPGDLQEKVNPYLRPLYDGLYDILGLETAQKYMEKNIIEVAPLAYMRGRTLDDAFIILDEAQNTTSEQMKMFLTRIGFGSRAVITGDITQVDLPRETTSGLVEVQHILKGIEGIAMEYLTEADVVRHPLVQEIIKAYERNQLYTKEPPTGG is encoded by the coding sequence TTGCCCGATATTTACGAAGTAAAGTTAACTGTAGGCAACAACGGTGAGGCGGCCAACCTCTTCGGCCGCCAGGATGAAAACCTCAAGTTTATCGAAGGGCACACCACCGCCCGGATCATCGCCCGGGGCAACGAAATCACCCTGAGCGGCGACCGCCGGGAGGTTCAGACCCTGGAAAAGCTCTTCCGGCAGCTCATCAGGCTTTCCCGGACGGGCACGATCATTAACACAGCCACCATCAACTACACCTGGAACCTGATCCGCCGGCAGGACGAAGGCCAGAACCAGCCGGACCTGGCCCGGGCTCTGGGTGAAGTGATCTATGTTACACCCCGGGGTAAACAAATCCGGCCCAAGACCCTGGGGCAATTGCGTTATATCCAGGCCATGCGCCGTTATGATATTGTCTTCGGTATCGGCCCGGCCGGTACCGGTAAAACCTACCTGGCAGTAGTAATGGCCGTCAACGCCCTGAGGGCCCGTAGTGTCGAACGGATTGTCCTGGCCCGGCCGGCAGTGGAGGCGGGCGAAAAACTCGGGTTCCTCCCCGGTGACCTGCAGGAAAAGGTCAATCCCTACCTGCGTCCCCTCTATGACGGCCTTTATGACATTTTAGGGCTGGAAACGGCACAAAAGTATATGGAAAAAAATATTATAGAAGTAGCGCCCCTGGCCTACATGCGGGGCCGGACCCTGGACGACGCCTTTATCATCCTGGACGAGGCCCAGAACACCACCTCCGAGCAGATGAAGATGTTTTTAACCCGCATCGGCTTTGGCTCCCGGGCGGTAATCACCGGCGACATTACCCAGGTAGACCTGCCCCGGGAGACCACCTCCGGCCTGGTGGAGGTCCAGCACATCCTGAAGGGCATCGAGGGCATCGCCATGGAGTACCTGACTGAAGCCGACGTGGTACGCCATCCCCTGGTCCAGGAGATTATCAAAGCCTACGAAAGAAACCAGTTATATACAAAGGAACCCCCAACGGGGGGCTGA
- a CDS encoding HD family phosphohydrolase produces the protein MPWQRLDQLLHPLLARLGPRFFTRRVTWGLILFLIATAIIALDFLPQKLDLAVGQPSPRDFKAPQGIVYESEVLTQKAREEAARQVAPVYRVDNTVVSALTGQTDGIFQSIREINNSTSDTNERVNRLKERLNQFQLSPATLQALAAADAGSLNNLAASTRNIINQVMGEAVPQDALNAARDKMLAAVETAGIGDPYRPLVVAILRQLDLKPNLIYDVAATMQKQDKARAEVVPVQVTIRQGEKVVSDGELVTAEDIEALQKLGLLRTGTSWGGFIGLFIFQALLVAILLLFLRIFKPDIYNNSHLLLLLGLLWLIFLVFSRGVVAISLGGRPEMARLVGYLMPVAAGSMLVAILVDAQVAVVFTLFLGLEAGIMGGNYYQFTAAGVISGLTGIYCVAHLSHRSDLARSSLFLMLANLLSVVTLGLMLKATLFQLSIAAGLALANGLLSAVLTIGFLPFLENSFGITTAVKLLELSDPNHPLLKRLLLEAPGTYHHSILVGNLAEAAANAVGADSLLARVGAYYHDIGKLKRPYFFIENQVTAENPHDRLAPTLSTLIISCHVKDGLEMAREFRLPQVIQDIIAQHHGETLISYFYHKACESCRDEKEVAADDFRYEGPKPRSKEAAIVMLADSVEAGIRSLPKPTPGRMEGFIRKIIREKLEDNQLEASDLTFRELAVIAEAFMRVLNGIFHTRVEYPDVVLKEMERRKGRNGMLHKQSAG, from the coding sequence GTGCCCTGGCAGCGGTTAGATCAGCTGCTGCACCCGCTGCTGGCCCGGCTCGGCCCCAGGTTTTTCACCAGACGGGTTACCTGGGGGCTCATTCTTTTTCTTATTGCCACCGCTATTATAGCCCTGGACTTCCTGCCCCAGAAGCTTGACCTGGCCGTCGGTCAACCCAGCCCCCGGGATTTCAAAGCTCCCCAGGGCATTGTTTATGAAAGCGAGGTTTTGACCCAGAAGGCCAGGGAAGAAGCAGCCCGGCAGGTAGCCCCGGTTTACCGGGTGGATAATACTGTAGTTAGCGCCCTGACCGGCCAGACCGATGGTATTTTCCAGTCCATCCGGGAGATTAATAATAGTACCAGCGATACCAACGAGCGGGTCAACCGTTTAAAGGAACGCCTGAACCAGTTCCAGCTGTCCCCGGCGACCCTGCAGGCCCTGGCCGCAGCCGATGCCGGCAGCCTCAACAACCTGGCTGCCAGTACCAGAAATATTATCAATCAGGTCATGGGTGAGGCTGTTCCCCAGGACGCCCTTAATGCCGCCCGGGACAAGATGCTGGCTGCCGTGGAGACGGCGGGGATCGGCGATCCGTACCGGCCCCTGGTTGTCGCCATCCTCAGGCAGCTCGACCTCAAGCCCAACCTGATTTACGACGTTGCTGCTACCATGCAGAAACAGGATAAGGCCCGGGCCGAGGTAGTCCCGGTGCAGGTGACCATTCGCCAGGGGGAGAAGGTCGTCAGCGACGGTGAACTGGTTACGGCTGAGGATATTGAAGCCCTGCAAAAGCTCGGCCTCCTGCGTACCGGCACCTCCTGGGGGGGCTTTATCGGCCTTTTTATCTTTCAAGCCCTGCTGGTAGCCATCTTACTTCTATTCCTGCGCATTTTTAAGCCGGATATTTACAACAACAGCCACCTCCTGTTGTTACTCGGCCTCCTGTGGTTGATTTTTCTGGTCTTCTCCCGGGGGGTGGTGGCTATCAGCCTGGGAGGCCGGCCCGAAATGGCCCGGCTGGTGGGTTACCTGATGCCCGTGGCGGCCGGCTCCATGCTGGTGGCCATCCTGGTGGATGCCCAGGTGGCGGTGGTCTTTACCCTTTTCCTGGGTTTGGAGGCCGGCATTATGGGCGGCAACTACTACCAGTTTACGGCCGCCGGGGTCATCAGCGGCCTGACGGGTATTTACTGCGTCGCTCATTTGAGCCACCGCTCCGACCTGGCCCGGTCCAGCCTCTTTTTGATGCTGGCCAACCTTTTGAGCGTCGTGACCCTGGGGTTGATGCTTAAAGCTACCCTTTTCCAGCTCAGCATCGCCGCCGGCCTGGCCCTGGCCAACGGCCTCCTGTCGGCCGTGCTGACCATCGGCTTCCTGCCGTTCCTGGAGAACAGCTTCGGCATCACTACGGCCGTCAAGCTCCTGGAACTGTCCGATCCCAACCATCCCCTGTTGAAACGGCTGCTCCTGGAAGCCCCGGGTACCTATCACCACAGCATCCTGGTGGGTAACCTGGCCGAAGCGGCGGCCAACGCCGTAGGGGCGGATTCCCTCCTGGCCCGGGTGGGAGCCTATTACCACGATATCGGCAAGCTCAAGCGGCCGTATTTTTTCATTGAAAACCAGGTGACGGCGGAGAACCCCCACGACCGGCTGGCGCCGACCCTGAGCACCCTGATTATCTCCTGCCACGTCAAGGACGGCCTGGAGATGGCCCGGGAATTTCGCCTGCCCCAGGTCATCCAGGATATCATCGCCCAGCACCACGGGGAGACCTTGATATCCTATTTTTACCACAAGGCCTGTGAGAGTTGCCGGGATGAGAAAGAGGTTGCGGCCGACGATTTTCGTTACGAGGGCCCCAAACCCCGGAGCAAGGAGGCAGCCATTGTCATGCTAGCCGATAGCGTTGAGGCTGGCATTCGTTCCCTGCCCAAGCCCACCCCAGGCCGGATGGAGGGCTTTATTCGCAAGATTATCCGGGAAAAGCTGGAAGATAACCAGCTGGAGGCCAGCGACCTTACCTTCCGGGAACTGGCGGTCATTGCTGAGGCCTTCATGCGGGTCTTAAACGGTATTTTCCACACCCGGGTGGAATATCCGGACGTGGTCCTCAAGGAGATGGAAAGGAGAAAGGGCCGTAATGGAATGCTCCATAAACAATCAGCAGGATGA
- the ybeY gene encoding rRNA maturation RNase YbeY, giving the protein MECSINNQQDDYPLDEELLATLEGVLAAAAAAEGVTGNAEVALTLVDDAAIQELNHNYRGVDAPTDVLAFALEEAGADEPAYEDPGVDRLLGDIVISVPTAARQAAEYGHSLTRELAFLAVHGFLHLLGYDHGTADAAAAMEERQEAILAEAGLSR; this is encoded by the coding sequence ATGGAATGCTCCATAAACAATCAGCAGGATGATTACCCCCTGGATGAGGAACTCCTGGCCACCCTCGAGGGGGTTCTGGCGGCCGCCGCAGCCGCGGAAGGGGTGACGGGGAACGCCGAGGTGGCCCTGACCCTGGTGGATGATGCGGCCATCCAGGAACTCAATCACAACTACCGCGGGGTAGACGCCCCCACGGACGTCCTCGCCTTTGCCCTGGAGGAGGCGGGCGCTGATGAGCCTGCTTATGAGGATCCCGGGGTGGACAGGCTCCTGGGGGACATTGTTATCTCCGTGCCTACCGCCGCCCGCCAGGCCGCGGAATACGGCCATTCCCTGACCCGGGAACTGGCCTTCCTGGCTGTACACGGCTTCCTGCATTTGTTGGGCTATGATCACGGGACGGCAGATGCAGCAGCCGCCATGGAAGAACGCCAGGAGGCCATCCTGGCTGAGGCCGGGCTGAGTCGCTAA
- a CDS encoding diacylglycerol kinase family protein produces the protein MLRKLGAALAGIHYCLRTQINMVIHLLAMGAVILAGIIFRVQPWEWVALTITITMVLAAEALNTAVEVTVNLYTKQYHPLARVAKDVAAGAVLITALGALFVAYFIFGPHLGF, from the coding sequence ATGCTTAGGAAGCTTGGTGCTGCCCTGGCCGGTATCCATTATTGCCTGCGGACCCAGATCAATATGGTGATCCACCTGCTGGCCATGGGCGCGGTAATCCTGGCCGGCATAATTTTCCGGGTGCAGCCCTGGGAGTGGGTGGCCCTGACCATCACCATCACCATGGTTCTGGCGGCCGAGGCTCTAAATACAGCCGTAGAAGTAACGGTGAATCTCTACACCAAGCAGTATCACCCCCTGGCGCGGGTGGCCAAGGATGTGGCCGCCGGGGCCGTTTTAATCACCGCCCTGGGCGCCCTGTTCGTGGCCTATTTTATCTTTGGACCGCACCTGGGCTTTTAA
- a CDS encoding NUDIX hydrolase produces MTERCYPAHPFVGVGAVVVREEKLLLVRRSKPPALGLWSLPGGAQETGETLTRAIEREVYEECGITIAAGPPIAVLDSIYTDSSGRIQYHYVLIDFWADYRWGDLRPADDAAAADWVPLAAIASYPLTGGLKELLGDWGLLHGVPSGPPDKTLYRTIGGQAL; encoded by the coding sequence ATGACGGAACGATGCTACCCCGCTCACCCCTTTGTAGGCGTGGGGGCGGTAGTTGTCAGGGAAGAAAAATTGTTGCTGGTACGCCGGAGCAAGCCGCCGGCGCTGGGGCTCTGGAGCCTGCCCGGCGGCGCCCAGGAAACCGGGGAAACCCTGACCCGGGCCATTGAACGGGAGGTTTACGAGGAGTGCGGCATCACCATTGCCGCCGGCCCACCCATTGCCGTCCTGGACAGCATTTATACCGACAGCAGCGGCCGGATACAATATCACTATGTCCTCATCGACTTCTGGGCCGACTACCGATGGGGCGACCTGCGGCCGGCCGATGATGCTGCCGCCGCTGACTGGGTTCCCCTGGCGGCCATAGCCTCTTACCCGCTGACGGGCGGGTTAAAGGAACTCCTGGGAGACTGGGGTTTACTCCATGGTGTCCCTTCTGGCCCGCCGGATAAAACCCTTTATCGGACCATCGGCGGTCAGGCCCTTTAG
- a CDS encoding cytidine deaminase encodes MDYNPQDLLAAAAAARVKAYAPYSRFKVGAALMAAGGRVYSGGNIENASYSLTVCAERVALFQAVAAGEREFIALAVVGGDLPACFPCGACRQVLAEFAPDLEVITGRPGGPLQRRLLRELLPDSFKLNTSDISR; translated from the coding sequence ATGGATTATAACCCGCAGGATTTGCTGGCCGCGGCTGCGGCCGCCAGGGTTAAGGCCTACGCGCCCTACTCCCGGTTCAAAGTTGGCGCCGCCCTCATGGCGGCCGGGGGCCGGGTCTATAGCGGCGGCAATATTGAAAACGCCTCCTACAGTTTGACTGTTTGTGCTGAACGGGTAGCCCTGTTCCAGGCCGTAGCCGCCGGGGAAAGGGAGTTCATCGCCCTGGCCGTCGTCGGCGGTGACCTGCCCGCCTGTTTTCCCTGCGGCGCCTGTCGCCAGGTCCTGGCCGAGTTTGCCCCGGACCTGGAGGTAATCACCGGCCGGCCCGGCGGCCCCCTCCAGCGACGGCTTTTAAGGGAACTGCTGCCGGATAGCTTTAAGCTGAATACGAGTGACATATCACGCTAA
- the era gene encoding GTPase Era, whose product MAGEFRSGFAGLIGRPNAGKSTLLNRLVGRKVAIMSDKPQTTRNKILGVLTTGAYQIVFLDTPGIHKPHHQLGEYMVTVARNTLAEVDVVLYVVDAAEEPGAGEEYIIAQLQEVGVPVVLLLNKMDLVASPTLVQREEFFRARLELAAVRAVSALDGTNLDTLPELIVTYLPPGPQYYPPEMVTDQPEKFVMAEFIREQVLQATREEVPHAVAVVVEEIAERPNSYLYVDAVIYVERDSQKGIIIGAGGQRLKEIGGQARREIESLLGSKIFLNLRVRVKKNWRRQELTLRQLGYDRRSIQ is encoded by the coding sequence TTGGCCGGGGAATTTCGTTCCGGATTTGCCGGGCTTATCGGCCGGCCCAATGCCGGTAAGTCTACCCTCCTCAACCGGCTGGTAGGCCGGAAGGTAGCCATCATGTCCGATAAGCCCCAGACGACCAGAAATAAGATCCTGGGGGTCCTGACCACCGGGGCCTACCAGATTGTTTTTCTGGATACCCCGGGCATCCATAAGCCCCACCACCAGCTGGGGGAGTATATGGTAACCGTGGCCCGCAACACCCTGGCCGAAGTCGATGTCGTCCTTTACGTCGTCGACGCGGCGGAAGAGCCCGGTGCGGGCGAGGAGTATATCATCGCCCAGTTGCAGGAAGTGGGGGTACCGGTAGTCCTGCTCCTCAATAAAATGGACCTGGTGGCCAGCCCTACCCTCGTCCAGCGAGAGGAGTTCTTTCGCGCCCGCCTGGAGCTGGCGGCCGTACGGGCGGTATCGGCCCTGGACGGCACCAACCTGGACACCCTGCCGGAACTCATCGTTACCTACCTGCCCCCGGGGCCCCAGTACTACCCGCCGGAGATGGTCACGGATCAACCGGAGAAGTTCGTCATGGCCGAGTTCATCCGGGAGCAGGTGCTGCAGGCCACCAGGGAAGAGGTACCCCACGCTGTAGCCGTGGTGGTGGAAGAGATAGCCGAGCGGCCTAATAGTTATCTATACGTCGACGCTGTAATCTATGTGGAACGGGATTCCCAGAAGGGGATTATCATCGGTGCCGGCGGGCAGCGTCTGAAGGAGATCGGCGGCCAGGCCCGCCGGGAGATTGAGTCCCTCCTGGGCAGTAAAATTTTTTTAAATTTACGGGTGCGAGTCAAGAAAAACTGGCGCCGGCAGGAATTAACCCTGCGCCAGCTGGGCTATGACCGCCGCTCCATCCAGTAG
- a CDS encoding YqzL family protein codes for METSEAWWHLFALTGSIEAYLLYRDSLKGGGFAPAPDQLAAVSDQPGISDK; via the coding sequence ATGGAAACAAGCGAAGCCTGGTGGCATTTATTTGCCCTCACTGGAAGTATCGAAGCCTACCTCCTTTACCGCGACAGCTTGAAGGGGGGCGGTTTTGCTCCGGCTCCCGATCAGTTGGCTGCCGTCAGTGACCAGCCAGGCATCAGTGACAAATAA
- the recO gene encoding DNA repair protein RecO, with amino-acid sequence MPGLFQAEGIVLKSRDYQETAQLLTILTRTHGKIEAIVKGVRKPYSSLRSGTQQLCRSRFLFYAGKNLATVTQCEVQEIFAPLRQDLKRIARAYYLVEIADSVVMPGQVNQAMYLLLQQGLENLGELELEPDLVCRAFEARTLKILGLEPCLDACVSCQGELKGSGRVAIAPAAGGALCPACQGHQGREFLVSRGSLKTWQQLNRLNWKFLKRLQVSLPLMRELGEVMPAFLEYYLDRRLRSRAFINELGGDPIDGPGKN; translated from the coding sequence ATGCCGGGACTCTTTCAGGCCGAAGGAATTGTTTTAAAGAGTCGTGACTACCAGGAAACAGCCCAGTTGCTGACCATCCTCACCCGTACCCACGGTAAGATCGAGGCCATCGTCAAAGGGGTGCGTAAACCCTACAGCAGCCTGCGCAGCGGTACCCAGCAGCTCTGCCGGTCCCGCTTTTTATTTTACGCCGGCAAGAACCTGGCCACCGTCACCCAGTGCGAGGTCCAGGAGATCTTCGCCCCCCTGCGTCAGGATTTAAAACGTATTGCCCGGGCCTATTACCTGGTGGAGATAGCCGACAGCGTCGTCATGCCCGGCCAGGTCAACCAGGCCATGTACCTGCTCCTGCAGCAGGGCCTGGAGAACTTGGGGGAACTGGAACTGGAGCCGGACCTGGTCTGCCGGGCCTTTGAAGCCCGGACCTTGAAGATCCTGGGGCTGGAGCCGTGCCTGGACGCCTGCGTCTCCTGCCAGGGGGAGTTAAAGGGCAGCGGCCGGGTGGCCATAGCCCCGGCCGCCGGCGGTGCCCTCTGCCCGGCCTGCCAGGGCCACCAGGGCCGGGAATTCCTGGTATCCCGGGGGAGCCTCAAGACCTGGCAGCAGTTAAACCGCCTGAACTGGAAGTTTTTAAAAAGATTGCAGGTTAGCCTGCCCTTGATGCGGGAACTGGGGGAAGTTATGCCGGCTTTTTTGGAATACTATTTAGATAGAAGACTACGATCCCGTGCCTTTATCAACGAATTAGGGGGTGATCCCATTGACGGACCTGGAAAAAATTGA
- a CDS encoding DUF4342 domain-containing protein, with amino-acid sequence MIPLTDLEKIDQLRQRLGLSYREAKEALDRSGGDLLAALIQYEEGVREETQSTLGNWGTKLMERLRDILHQGNVTRIKVKKDGKTVAEIPATAGALGILGVLASSELAVLAGLSTVAALFNRYTMEVERPDGRVEEHALVPEEQVDK; translated from the coding sequence GTGATCCCATTGACGGACCTGGAAAAAATTGATCAGCTGCGCCAACGCCTGGGACTCAGCTACCGGGAAGCGAAGGAAGCCCTGGATCGCTCCGGGGGCGACCTGCTGGCAGCCCTGATCCAGTATGAAGAGGGCGTCCGGGAGGAAACCCAGAGTACCTTGGGAAACTGGGGTACCAAACTCATGGAGCGCCTGCGGGACATCCTGCACCAGGGCAACGTGACCCGCATCAAGGTCAAGAAGGACGGTAAAACGGTGGCCGAGATCCCGGCCACGGCCGGAGCCCTGGGGATCCTGGGGGTCCTGGCCAGCAGCGAGCTGGCTGTCCTGGCGGGTTTGAGTACCGTAGCGGCCCTTTTCAACCGTTATACCATGGAGGTGGAGAGACCCGACGGCCGGGTAGAGGAGCACGCCCTGGTCCCGGAGGAGCAAGTTGACAAATAG
- the glyQ gene encoding glycine--tRNA ligase subunit alpha: protein MNFQELIMTLQQYWAARGCVIQQPYDLEKGAGTMNPATFLRALGPEPWRVAYVEPSRRPTDGRYGENPNRLQHYYQYQVILKPSPDNVQDLYLQSLEAIGINPLEHDIRFVEDNWESPTLGAWGLGWEVWLDGMEITQFTYFQQCGGFDCHPVSAEITYGLERLAMYIQQVNSVYDIEWVDGITYGDIHHQTEVDYSHYNFTVADTSMLAGLFNAYEAEAMRVVEKGLVQPAYDYVLKCSHTFNLLDARGAISVTERTAYIGRVRHLARLCAAAYLEQRERLGYPLLKDQPVVTGTATGPGPAAVNTGPAAMVAGRDGKDAYDIKEG from the coding sequence TTGAACTTCCAGGAACTCATCATGACCCTGCAGCAGTACTGGGCCGCCCGGGGCTGCGTTATCCAGCAGCCCTATGACCTGGAAAAGGGAGCCGGCACCATGAACCCGGCTACTTTTTTGCGCGCCCTGGGGCCGGAGCCCTGGCGGGTAGCCTACGTCGAACCCTCCCGCCGGCCGACGGACGGCCGCTACGGTGAGAACCCCAACCGCCTCCAGCACTACTACCAGTACCAGGTAATCCTGAAACCATCCCCGGACAACGTTCAGGACCTCTATCTCCAGAGCCTGGAGGCCATAGGCATCAATCCCCTGGAACACGACATTCGCTTTGTCGAAGACAACTGGGAGTCCCCCACCCTGGGGGCCTGGGGCCTGGGCTGGGAGGTCTGGCTGGACGGCATGGAAATCACCCAGTTTACATACTTCCAGCAGTGCGGCGGCTTTGACTGCCATCCCGTCAGCGCCGAGATCACCTACGGTTTAGAACGCCTGGCCATGTATATTCAGCAAGTTAACAGTGTCTATGACATCGAGTGGGTTGATGGCATCACCTACGGTGACATCCACCACCAGACGGAGGTCGACTACTCCCACTACAATTTTACCGTGGCCGACACCTCTATGCTGGCCGGCCTCTTTAACGCCTACGAGGCCGAGGCCATGCGGGTGGTAGAAAAGGGGCTGGTCCAGCCGGCCTACGACTATGTCCTCAAGTGTTCCCACACCTTCAACCTCCTGGATGCCCGCGGGGCCATCAGCGTCACCGAGCGGACGGCCTACATCGGCCGGGTGCGCCACCTGGCCCGCCTCTGTGCCGCCGCCTACCTGGAACAAAGGGAGAGACTGGGCTATCCCCTGTTAAAGGATCAGCCGGTAGTAACCGGCACGGCAACAGGCCCCGGACCGGCTGCCGTAAACACCGGGCCGGCGGCCATGGTGGCCGGCCGGGATGGTAAAGACGCTTACGATATAAAGGAGGGATAG